Proteins co-encoded in one Actinomadura luteofluorescens genomic window:
- a CDS encoding response regulator: MSIRVLVVDDQVVVRAGFTAIINGEPDLEVVGQAGDGAEALRAVPECRPDVVLMDIRMPGVDGLAASRELAATGSPARVLVLTTFHRDEYVFGALRAGASGFLLKDCDPQELVDAIRTVAAGEALLAPAVTRRLIDAFVTGAISPPTVPDDRLAALTPRERDVLVRMASGLSNPEIGAALGIGTATVKTHVNAILGKLRLRDRVQATIFAYDAGLVRPGAAPPPGG, from the coding sequence ATGAGCATCCGGGTGCTGGTGGTGGACGACCAGGTCGTCGTCCGCGCGGGCTTCACCGCGATCATCAACGGCGAGCCGGACCTGGAGGTCGTGGGGCAGGCCGGAGACGGCGCCGAGGCGCTGCGCGCCGTTCCCGAGTGCCGCCCGGACGTGGTGCTGATGGACATCCGGATGCCCGGCGTCGACGGTCTGGCGGCCTCCCGGGAACTGGCCGCCACCGGATCGCCCGCACGGGTGCTGGTGCTGACGACGTTCCACCGCGACGAGTACGTCTTCGGCGCGCTGCGCGCCGGGGCCTCGGGCTTCCTGCTCAAGGACTGCGACCCCCAGGAACTCGTGGACGCCATCCGCACGGTCGCCGCCGGCGAGGCCCTGCTCGCCCCGGCCGTGACCCGCCGCCTCATCGACGCCTTCGTCACCGGCGCCATCAGCCCCCCGACGGTCCCCGACGACCGCCTGGCGGCGCTCACCCCCCGGGAACGCGACGTCCTCGTGCGGATGGCGAGCGGGCTCAGCAACCCCGAGATCGGCGCCGCGCTGGGGATCGGCACCGCGACCGTCAAGACCCACGTCAACGCGATCCTCGGCAAGCTGCGGCTGCGGGACCGGGTGCAGGCAACGATCTTCGCTTACGACGCCGGCCTCGTCCGTCCGGGGGCCGCCCCTCCACCCGGGGGTTGA